TTTACTTGATGGGGAACGATTTTCACGCCTTTGATTCGATGCAAGGGCACCGTTTGGGTCAAAGTCTGTGACAAATCCTTGAATGCAAAAGAATCGGTCTCGACACTTGTAATCGTATTGAGCAGATATTCGGGCGCGTAAACCTGCACCGAATCGACATCGGACTGGATTTTTCCGCTGATAATGCACTGGGGAACCGTCGTTACCGAACCTTCAATACGCACCTTGACCTTTTTCCCGGGCGCCTGGGTGTAGTAAACCGCCAATGTGTCGAGCGATAGCGATGTCAGGTTGGTCGTGTTGCGCAAGTTTTTCGAGATAAGGCTTTTTATCTCCTCCGATGTAAGTATGAAAGCATTCCGATTATTGGCATATTGGCGGAAATCGACTTCAAAGGCGGGGATTCCTTCGAGCGTGTAATTCATCAACACGGCACCCTCGTCTCTCAAATGCACCGTAACCGAGGTGGGAAGGTCACAGGTTATAATGGTATTGTCGGGAATATTGGTATATTTTATGGGTATGCGATAGACCGTGTTCATGTCTTCTCCCAATGATTGCATCATCCAAAACAAGAAAGAAAGGGCGACAAACAGAAGGAAAGTCAATATGTCTTTACTCCTCTCACTCTGCAAACGGCTCCGCAGACCACTAAATTTCTGCCGGAGAAATGCCCTTATCCTCAACCGTTTTTTTCTTTTTGTCATTACAGGTTCTTCGTTGTATTTTGTCGGTAAAGATAAGGTTTTTCATCGAAATTAGACATTCGTGAAACGATTTTTATGGCAAAGAGGGTACACGACCTTGTTCCCAAGTGTCCGGCCCGAATGACGAAAGCAACGGCCGGACAAAAGAGCGACATTCCCAGAGGCCCAAACGTTGTCATATCTCATCACGCATCGCAGGGCAAAAAAGAAGGGCCGGGAGACGTACCGGCCCTTCTTCATGAAAAATAAAAATTTCTTACTTGGCAGGAGTCGTATTGGCGGTATCGGCCGTAGAAGCATAAATAGAACCTTTGTCTACGGTAATGCGCACGTTATCGGCAATTTCCACGATGACGGTATTGTCTTTGATACCTTTTACTTTTCCGTGGATACCACCGGCAGTAATCACTTTTTGGCCTTCGGTGAGAGCTTCACGGAATTTGCGGATTTCTTTTTGGCGTTTGCTCTGCGGACGAATCATGAAAAAATAGAATATGGCAATAAGAGCCACCATCATGATAATACTCGAATAGTTCGATGCAGGAGATGCTGCTTCTTGCAGGAGAATGGTCAATAATGTCATAGTTGTTTTTATTTATTATAGGTATTAGTTAATTTTAGGGTATAACAATTATCGGTGTTATTTTTCCAGACGTCCCTCTTTTTTTAACAAAGAGGTAATGGCTTCGAGCACACCGTTAATGAATGTCCCGCTCTTTGCCGTACTGTATGATTTGGCGATTTCGATATATTCGTTGAACGATACCTGCAACGGAATGGACGGGAAGGAGGTAATCTCGGCCAAGGCCACAATCATGATGACAATATCCATGAAGGCGATACGCTCGATTTCCCAATTACGCGTAAACTGCTCGATCAGGTTTTTGTTGGCCTGGCTGTCGAGCAAGGCACGACGGAAGAGGGTACGGGCAAATGCACGGTCGTCTTCGTCCTTGAACATGGGCAAAAGTTCTTGGTCGGCACCGGCCGACTCGTCGAAACGTTTGACGGTTTTGAGGACGAAGGTCGAGATTATGGGCATATCGTCGTTCCAATAAAGGCTTTGGGACTCCAAGATGTCTCCCAGATTGTCATCGGTAAAAATCAAATGGCGATAAACGTTTTTCCAAAACGTGCGGTCGTTTTCGTAGGAATCCTCGGCTTGCAGATATTGGGCATACATCTCCGACGAGAGAATGCGGTCGAGCAAAGAGCGCAGGTAGTTGCTGTCGTCGCTCCATACCAACGGACGCTCCTCCACATATTTTGCAAATGCCTTGTCACTTTCCAACTGGGCAACGAAACGGTTGTCGACCAGTCGGGTATTGGGCATTTTTTCTTCGGGAGTAGCGGTAAATTTGCTACGGGCATTTTCGAGACGCAAGCGTTGAAGGCGTGTCAGCTCTACGGGAATAAGCAGCAGCAAATGATACAACTCGTATGATTTGTCAAGACTCGCAAAGAGTTCTTTCTCGGCCACATCAATACTTTTTTCACCGTCTATAAGATAGGAATAGACGATTTGCACCACTTTTGTCCGTATCAAAGCACGATTGATCATTTCACCAAATTTATTTTTCGGCCGTAAAGGTACAATATTTTTGAAGTTTCCCAATCAACCCCCTATTCTTTTTTTCTGTAATGCGTAACATGACAAGAAAATAGACACATTTTAGTAAATTTTCATATTTATAAGGTTGTTCGATAAAAATTTATTCACGTTATTTGTGATGTCAGTTGTTAATTATTGGGAGTTCTGCCTTTATCATTTATTGCATTAATATATGGACGATGAATTAGTTACACCACTTGAAAACGACATTATTTTTTCAAGAAGCATCAAAGCCGGTAGGCGCATTTATTATTTCGACGTTAAGAAAAACAACAATGGGGATTTATTTTTGGCGATTACCGAAAGCAAACGCATCATGACAAACGAAGAAAGCCAAATGGTTCAATTTGAAAAACACAAAATCTTCCTCTATCCCAAAGATTTTGACAAATTTACCAACGGCATTGGTGAAGTCATGGAATATATCAAAAACATTGCTGAGAAAAAATAAAAAAAGAAGGTCCCGACTCTCACGAGCCAACCTTCCCAGAGCTTGAAATATATCAAAAACAAGAAAGAGGATAGTCTTATTCTATTGAGAATAAGTAGGATAAATACCAATGAAACACACAAAAACGAGAATATGTCTTCTTGACTGTTTTGATAGGAAACTCAAACGCTTTTGAGTTGCATTTCTGTCTATAAAACAAAGTGCCGGCCGATTTGTTCGCCGACACTTTGTTGTTCGTGCACTTTTTTTGTCAGGAGTGAATAAAAAAAAGTATCTTTGCCTCGTACTGAAAATCTTCTTTCCCCTGGCTATGAGTGTATTGTCTCCCTCCGAAGTTCTCGCTACGGCCGAGAACGCCGCATTACAAAAAATATCTTTTCGTTTACGCAAGACGTTGATTCTGGCTATCCTGGCCGGCATCTACATCGCCATGGGCGGTCTGCTGTCGCTCATCATCGGATATGGATTTCCCGGAATCACGGCCCACAATCCCGGCCTGCAACGGCTCTTGTCGGGAGCCATGTTCCCGCTGGGACTTATCTTGGTGGTCTTTGCCGGTGCGGAATTGTTTACCGGCAACAATGCGGTGCTAATTCCCGGGCTCTGCAACCGGAAATATGGCATTTGGCCACTTTTGCGCAACTGGTTGTGGGTGTATGTGGGCAATTTCATCGGAGCCTTCTTCTTTGTTTACCTCATGGCACACACGGCCGGCATCGTCGATGCAGAGCCTTGGCACTCGGCCATCAGACAAATTGCCGAAGCCAAAACGAGCCTCCCCTGGGGAACGATTTTTATAAAAGGTATCGGAGCCAACTGGTTTGTGTGCCTGGCCGTATGGTTGGGATTTGCTTGTCGCAGCGCGGCCGGAAAATTCATCGGGCTTTGGTTCCCCGTCATGTGCTTCGTCGCCCTTGGCTATGAACACAGCATCGCCAACATGTTCTTTATCCCATTGGGCATGTTGCAGGGAGCCGACGTGAGTGTCGCCGACTTTGTGCTGCACAACCTCATTCCCGCTACGCTCGGCAATATCGTGGGAGGAGCCTTTTTTGTCGGCGGGCTTTATTGGTGGGCATACCGGGAACGATAAGACGTCTTGTTGCAGGGACGGATTATATCCACTCCCCCAATTCGAGCCAGCGCATCGACTTCTCGTCGAGCTCCTCGATGAGACGGCTCAGGGCCAAAGATTTCTCCTGTAATTCCGTGGCCGATAGCGTTCCCGACGACAATGCGTTCTCTATGGCGGCTTTCTCAGCTTCGAGACGAGGTATGGCCTCATCGAGTTCGTCATACTCTTTTTTCTCCTTGAACGTAAGCCGGCGACGCTGTGTCGGGGCATCGGCATTGGCCGGACGGGCGGGTTTTGCCGCCGGTTTCTCTGCGGATTTGGCGGCCGCAATCCGTTTCTCTTCGTTCTCCCGTTCGGCTTTCCAACGTCGGTAATCGGAATAATTGCCGGGGAAATCCCTGATTTTCCCCTCCCCTTCAAAGGCCCATACATGGTCGACCACTTTATCGACAAAATAACGGTCATGCGAGACGACAATGACACACCCCTTGAAATGGGCCAGATAATCTTCGAGCAAATTGAGGGTGACAATGTCGAGGTCATTGGTGGGCTCGTCGAGCACCAGGAAATTGGGGTTGTTCATGAGTACCGTACAGAGATAGAGGCGGCGTTTCTCTCCCCCGCTCAATTTGTAAATATAGTTATACTGGGTCTCGGGCGTGAAAAGGAAATGTTGCAGGAATTGTGAGGCCGAGAGTTTTTTCCCGTCACCCAATGATATTTCTTCGGCAATGTCCCGCACGGCATCGATGACTTTCTTCTGGTTGTCGAACTGTATGCCTTCTTGACTGTAATATCCAAATCGAACCGTTTCCCCGACATCTATCGTTCCGCCGTCGGGCGCAATCTGCCCGATAAGCAATTTTATGAAGGTCGATTTTCCGGCGCCATTGTTTCCCACGATGCCCACCTTCTCATACCGGGCAAACGTATAGGAAAAGTCCTCAATGATTTTTTTGTCATCGAAGTGTTTCGACAAATGTTTGATTTCGAATATCTTCGAACCAATATATGAGGATTTCACAGCCAAAGTGACATTATCCTCGACCTTTTCCCGACGCGCTTTCTGTTCGAGGTCATGAAAGGCATCGATGCGATATTTGGCCTTGGTCCCCCGAGCCTGAGGTTGGCGACGTATCCAGTCGAGCTCGGTGCGCAGGAGGTTGTTGGCACGGTCTATCTCGGCATTCCGGGCCTCGATGCGCTCTTGCCGTTTTTCGATATAATAGCTGTAATTTCCTTTATATGAATACAATGCCCGCGAATCGATTTCGATGATGCGATTGCATACCCGGTCGAGAAAATAGCGGTCATGTGTCACCATGAGCAGACTCACCCGGCTATGTGAAAGATAATCTTCGAGCCATTCGGTCATTTCGAGATCGAGGTGGTTGGTGGGTTCGTCGAGAATAAGCAAGTCGGGCTCCGAAATCAGCACATTGGCCAAGGCGACCCGTTTTTGTTGTCCTCCGGAGAGTTGCCCCATAGGCTGCTCGTAATCGTTGATTTTCAGCCGGGACAGGATTTGCTTCACCCGTTGTTCATAATCCCAGGCTTTGTATTGCTCCATACGAGCCATCAACCGGTCAAGCTCCGACACGTTGTTGTGCGCCATGGCCAACTCGTAGTCCCGTATGGTGCGAGTCACTCCACTATCGGCTGCAAAGCAGGCTTGCAAAACAGTCATTTCGGGCTGAAAAACAGGCAATTGTCGCAAATAACCCACCCGAATGTCGTTGCGGAAAGTAATGGTACCGGCATCGTAACTTTCATCGCCGGCAATGATATTGAGCAGGGTCGTCTTGCCGGTACCGTTTTTGGCGACAAGCCCCACCCGTTCCCCCTCGGAAAGGCCAAAGGCTATGTCGGAAAAAAGGACCCGGTCACCAAACGACTTGGAGAGTCCCTCGATTTGCAGATTTATCATATATCAGAGTTCTATTTTGGCGGGACTAAATTAGTGATATTTTCTCGAACCTTCCTCAACAGCCTTCGCCAAAGAGCGATTTCCTTTCTCAAAAAAGCGGTTTATCATAAAAAACGAGGGCGAAACACTTCTTTTTTTGATTTTATGCTTTGTGTTTCGAATTTAAAGTTTAACTTTGCTTCGCAAAAAATAAGAGGCATATGCCTCCCAATCTCGTTCACCTCATTTCATACTTGAAAAACACCCCGGCGACATTTGGTTCGCCCACAAGAAGGTTCTCATCTTTATGTCGAGTACATATGCAGTCAATCTTCGTTTTATCTACCACTATCTTTTCATAAGGTTACGGGAATTTATTCCCTCATAGATAAAATAACAACTCCGACAGAATTTTCTTCTGCCGGAGTTGTTATTTTTCACCGGTATCAATCACACACGTTGCAAGCGTTCGAGTCGGGATAAAAAAGTACCCGACATCGTGTATTCCTTTGGCATGCCGTTTATTTCTCATATCTTTATCGCACATCATCATTTAATGCCATGAATCTTAAAAGACTTTGCCTCGTTGTAGCCGGAGTACTGCTGCTCCTCCCCTCCATGGCGCAAATGCCCGAACGAACTCCCGAAAACATTGAAAAATGCCTTGTTTTCAAAGGTCTCTTGCATTATGGTTACACCGAAGAGGCCCGGGAATTGGCCGAGAAAACCATACTTCTGCTGGGACGGGACTATGAGCGATTCGGCGCCTTGCACGAATATTATCTGCCCGATAACGGCGAACCGGTTCTGAATAAGGGTTTCCAAAATTGGAATCTTCTCGTGCTGAACATGGCGGCATGGCTCGACTGGAAAGAAACGGTGTCGGAATTTTAATGCACCGCGTTTCGCATATAAGCAATCGAGGCATACCCTTGAAGAAGGGTATGCCTCGATGTTTTCCATCTCCGGCACAGCGGACAACGACTATTGCATGCGCTGACGCACCACTTCATATATCATGACACCGGCCGCCACCGACACATTGAGCGACCCGATGCGCCCCACTTGGGGCAATGCCACCTGCGTATCGCAATAGCGAAGCGTTTGCGGCGAAAGCCCCACATCTTCGGCGCCCATGACCACGGCCACAGGCCCCGTGTAATCGGGTGCGGTATATAATTCTTGCGCCTTCTCCGAGGCTGCCACGATTTTCACGCCGCTGTTGTGGAGGTAATGCAAAGCCTCTGCAATGGAGCGTTCGCGACACACGGGCAGATGCAAAAGGGCCCCGGCCGAAGTCTTCACCGCGTCGGGCGTAACCGACACGCTACCACGCTCGGGAATGACAATGGCATCGACGCCGGCACACTCGCAGGTGCGGGCTATGGCACCGAAGTTGCGCACATCGGTAAGCCCGTCGAGCAATACCAGGAAAGGCATCTTCCCCTCCTCATAAAGCGTCGGCACAATGTCTTCGAGACGCATATAAGCAACCGGCGATATAAAGGCAATGAC
This genomic stretch from Candidatus Caccoplasma merdavium harbors:
- the yajC gene encoding preprotein translocase subunit YajC, yielding MTLLTILLQEAASPASNYSSIIMMVALIAIFYFFMIRPQSKRQKEIRKFREALTEGQKVITAGGIHGKVKGIKDNTVIVEIADNVRITVDKGSIYASTADTANTTPAK
- a CDS encoding transcription antitermination protein NusB; the encoded protein is MINRALIRTKVVQIVYSYLIDGEKSIDVAEKELFASLDKSYELYHLLLLIPVELTRLQRLRLENARSKFTATPEEKMPNTRLVDNRFVAQLESDKAFAKYVEERPLVWSDDSNYLRSLLDRILSSEMYAQYLQAEDSYENDRTFWKNVYRHLIFTDDNLGDILESQSLYWNDDMPIISTFVLKTVKRFDESAGADQELLPMFKDEDDRAFARTLFRRALLDSQANKNLIEQFTRNWEIERIAFMDIVIMIVALAEITSFPSIPLQVSFNEYIEIAKSYSTAKSGTFINGVLEAITSLLKKEGRLEK
- a CDS encoding DUF3276 family protein is translated as MDDELVTPLENDIIFSRSIKAGRRIYYFDVKKNNNGDLFLAITESKRIMTNEESQMVQFEKHKIFLYPKDFDKFTNGIGEVMEYIKNIAEKK
- a CDS encoding formate/nitrite transporter family protein gives rise to the protein MSVLSPSEVLATAENAALQKISFRLRKTLILAILAGIYIAMGGLLSLIIGYGFPGITAHNPGLQRLLSGAMFPLGLILVVFAGAELFTGNNAVLIPGLCNRKYGIWPLLRNWLWVYVGNFIGAFFFVYLMAHTAGIVDAEPWHSAIRQIAEAKTSLPWGTIFIKGIGANWFVCLAVWLGFACRSAAGKFIGLWFPVMCFVALGYEHSIANMFFIPLGMLQGADVSVADFVLHNLIPATLGNIVGGAFFVGGLYWWAYRER
- a CDS encoding ABC-F family ATP-binding cassette domain-containing protein — its product is MINLQIEGLSKSFGDRVLFSDIAFGLSEGERVGLVAKNGTGKTTLLNIIAGDESYDAGTITFRNDIRVGYLRQLPVFQPEMTVLQACFAADSGVTRTIRDYELAMAHNNVSELDRLMARMEQYKAWDYEQRVKQILSRLKINDYEQPMGQLSGGQQKRVALANVLISEPDLLILDEPTNHLDLEMTEWLEDYLSHSRVSLLMVTHDRYFLDRVCNRIIEIDSRALYSYKGNYSYYIEKRQERIEARNAEIDRANNLLRTELDWIRRQPQARGTKAKYRIDAFHDLEQKARREKVEDNVTLAVKSSYIGSKIFEIKHLSKHFDDKKIIEDFSYTFARYEKVGIVGNNGAGKSTFIKLLIGQIAPDGGTIDVGETVRFGYYSQEGIQFDNQKKVIDAVRDIAEEISLGDGKKLSASQFLQHFLFTPETQYNYIYKLSGGEKRRLYLCTVLMNNPNFLVLDEPTNDLDIVTLNLLEDYLAHFKGCVIVVSHDRYFVDKVVDHVWAFEGEGKIRDFPGNYSDYRRWKAERENEEKRIAAAKSAEKPAAKPARPANADAPTQRRRLTFKEKKEYDELDEAIPRLEAEKAAIENALSSGTLSATELQEKSLALSRLIEELDEKSMRWLELGEWI
- the rlmB gene encoding 23S rRNA (guanosine(2251)-2'-O)-methyltransferase RlmB: MEQNNLVFGIRAVIEAIKAGKEIDKILIKKELQGDLVQELLNEIKGTNIFVQRVPIEKINRITRKNHQGVIAFISPVAYMRLEDIVPTLYEEGKMPFLVLLDGLTDVRNFGAIARTCECAGVDAIVIPERGSVSVTPDAVKTSAGALLHLPVCRERSIAEALHYLHNSGVKIVAASEKAQELYTAPDYTGPVAVVMGAEDVGLSPQTLRYCDTQVALPQVGRIGSLNVSVAAGVMIYEVVRQRMQ